In the Bordetella genomosp. 10 genome, one interval contains:
- a CDS encoding HPr family phosphocarrier protein, which yields MANSEIVISNKLGLHARAAAKLTQLASKYNCDIYISRGAQRVNAKSIMGVMMLAAGLGVTVKLDATGADAERALADIEALFDSKFGEHE from the coding sequence ATGGCTAATTCCGAGATCGTCATCAGCAATAAATTGGGTTTGCATGCGCGGGCCGCCGCCAAGCTCACTCAGTTGGCAAGCAAATACAACTGCGATATCTATATCTCCCGGGGCGCGCAGCGTGTGAATGCCAAGAGCATCATGGGCGTCATGATGCTGGCGGCCGGCCTGGGCGTGACCGTCAAGCTGGACGCCACCGGCGCCGACGCCGAGCGGGCGCTCGCGGATATCGAAGCCCTGTTCGACAGCAAATTCGGTGAGCACGAATAA